The sequence below is a genomic window from Lysobacter capsici.
CAATTGCTGGCCGAGGGCGGGCTGTATGCGGAGCTGGCGAAGTTGCAGTTCCTGGATTGAAACGCGGGGCATCGCGGCGCGCGCCGGCGATTGCCGGTTCGCGGTCGCGACTCACCCCGCTCCTACAGTCACTTCGCTGGGCGACGCGAGAGTCTGGTAGAAGCGACTGTAGGAGCGGCGCAAGCCGCGACCGCGCCAATTCGACCGCCGGCGAAACCCGAGCGCAGCACGCGCAACCAGCCGCGCGCCAAATCCGCCGGCGAACCGGCTGACATCGCACCGCGCATCGACGAAGATCGCCGCGACTCCCCACGGCCGCCGCCATGCCCCCCACCGCCGTCGCTCCGCACCCCGTCCGCCTGCGCCGATACCGCTGGCTCCTCGCCGCGGCCCTCGCTGCACCGATGATCGCCCTGCCCCTGGCCACCCACGCCGAGCCGCCGCAAACCAAGGTGGAAACCCTCGGCGTCTACAGCAACGTGCGCATCACCGGCGGCGACGACCCGCACGCCGAAGGCTACGACTGCGAGCTGTACCGCGAAAACGGCCAGCTGTTCGGGCTGTTCTATTCCTCGCAGGGCATGGTCGGCGACACCCCGCGCGGCCGCCTGCAGGACGTTCGCTACGACCCGGCCAAACGCACGCTGTTCTTCCGCGCCAAGCTCACCCTCGGCCAGGAGATCAGCCGCGACACCGGTCCCGACGGCCGCCCCTCGCGCGACCTGTTCGAATTCGACGGCACGCTCGATGCCCAGCGGCTCAGCGGCACCCTGACCCACCGCGACGGCTATCGCCCGGCCGAGCCCGGCGAACGCAAAACCGTGAGCCTCAAGCTCGACCGCGAACGCAGCGCGCAGGCGCGCGAGTTCGCCCCGGCCAGCCGCAAGGCCTGGCAAGCCGAAGACCTGCCGATGGGACCGCAGTGGTGAAGCGTGGTCGGCGCGCTTCGATCCGTCACTGAGCGCCACGCCCACGCCCGCGCGATCGCGCGGTCGCCCGCGATCGACGAATCGACCGTCCCGAACCGCATGCGATGACCCGAGAAAAAACGCCCCGCAGTCGCGGGGCGTTTTTGCAGTCAGCTATCGATGAGGCGATCAGCTCGTGACCAAGGCCAGGCCGTACTGGCTCAGGACCGGGTTGATGCGCTCGAAGTAGGTCTGACGCTGCGAGCTCGGCACCGAGCAATTGTCGTTCTGGCCCGCGGGCAGATTGCCGCCCGAGGTCAGGCCCTGCGCCTGGCCGGCGGCGGTGATCCACGAACCGCCCGAGTCGCCGCGACCGGTGCAGTTGTTGGCCCGGGTCAAGCCGCTCACGCTGCCGAGGCTGCCGTAGTTGACCGTCACGTTCTTGGCCGTGATCGTGCCGCACTTGTACTGCGTGGTGCGGCCCGAACGGCAGACCGCCGCGCCGATCGCCGCTTCGGTGCTGCCCTTCACCGCGACGCTGCCGCCGGTGTAGTTGCTGACGCTTCCGACCAGCGTGTGGCTCGCGCCGATCGTCACCCAGGCGCGATCGGTATTGGGGAAATGCGACGCGGTGAAGGTGCCCACGTTGACGCCGCTGATCTGCACGCTCTGACCGGCCTTGGCGCAATGCCCCGCGGTCGCGAAGCCCTTGATCGTGCCCTTGGTGACCGGGAACCCGACCGAACACAGGCCGACCCGGCCGGTGCCGTCCGACAGCGGCATGCGGTACTCGATGCCGCCCTGGACCGTCGCCGTGGTCTGCGGGGTGCCCACCGCTTCCTCGACCCGGATCGAACCGATGTCGGCGCCGCTGACCGCGACGAAATCGATCGCGTCCTCATCCGCGCCCGGCGCAATGCTCACCACCACCGAGTTGGTGGTCGGATCGACGTACCACGACTGCACGCCGCTGCGCAGCTTGCTGATGCCCGGCACGCGCCGGCGCGCATCGCGGTCGAGCGCCGCCATCGAATCGTTGAGCTGCTTCAGGCTGTGCCTGACATGACGCAACTCGACGCCGGCCACTGCGAGGTTCTTGTGCGCGCCCGAGGTCGCCGCGACCACGCGATAGCTGCCATCGTCGTTGCGCTCGACCCAACTGCCGGCGTAGCCACTGCCGAGCGTGCGACGCAGCGTGGATTCCTGGGTGGTGGCGATGCGGTCGGCCTGAATCATCTGCGCGACTTGCGTCGACGACAGGCCAAGATCGCGCTGCATGGCGAACTTGAGGGTCGGATTGAGACCGTCGGCGGCCATGGCGCTGCCGGCGGACAACGCGGCGACGGCCGCGACCAGACTGGCGCGCGAGCGCAGATTCGACTTCGATACGGACATGCAAGAACTCCTGACTTGAGTATGCGAACACGGCCGACGTCCACAGGACGCGGCCGCAACGACATCGCCGTGAGCGACAGTGGCCGTTGCTTCGAAGTGCGATGCCCAGACAATCGGCGCGCACCAGGAAGCCGAACGACGCAAACAGATAAAGACGATGCCATCTGGATTAGCAAGGCGAAGCTTCGCGCTGCAGCGACAAAAACAACCTAGCCCGTCACAGGAATGCGAATGCCATGACGAAAAAAAACGTTATCGCATCGTCGCCAGCCGATCCGTCGCTTGCGAACGTCGCAATAAAGGTTCCATCCAAGCGCATGCACGACACGAAAAACTGCGCGAACAACACTTTGCGCGCACATCGTGCGGCGTATGGACGAATCGACGATCCACGCGAGCACACAACCGTCTCGATGCGATCACGCAAAGCGTCGCTCGCGTGCGCCCGGACCAACGTCGAAACCGATCGCGGGCCCGCCCGCGAATCGATCCCATCCGATTACCGCCGCGCTCGGCGATGACGGGGCCGCAGGGACGGCATAAACGACAACGCCCCGCGGGAAGCGGGGCGTTGTGGTTCGATCAAGGTGACGCTGTCGCGATCAGCTGGTGACCAGGCTCAGCCCGTACTGGCTCAGGATCGGCCCGACGCGTTCGAACAGGCTGCTGCGCTGCGCCGCCGGGATGCCGCAGTTGTTGCCGTTGGACTGCACGTTGCCGCCGGACATCACGCCCTGCGCCTGGCCGGCGCTGGTGAACCACGAACCGCCCGAATCGCCGCGCCCCATGCAGGCATTGCCCTGGGTCAGGCCGCGCACCGCGCCTTCGGCGTAGTTGGCGGTGACGTTCTTGGCGGTGATGTTGCCGCAGCGGTAACCGGTGGTGCGGCCGGAACGGCACACCGCCGCGCCGACCGCGGCCTCGGCGCTGCCGCGGATCGCGATCGTGCCGCCGCTGTAGTTGCTGACCGCGCCCTGCAGGGTGTGGGTGCTGCCCACGCTCACCCAGGCGCGGTCGTTGCCCGGGAACACGCGCGCTGCGAACGAACCGACCTGGGTGCCGCCCACGCGCACGGTCGCGCCGGCCGCGCCGCAATGGCCGGCGGTGACGAAGCCCTTGGTGGCGCCGCGGGTGACCGAGAAGCCGACCGAGCACAACGTAGCGTTGTTGATCGAATACTCGATGCCGCCGAGGATGTTGACCGAAGTCTGCAAGGTGCCGGGCACTTCCTCGATCCGCACCGCGCCGGCGTCGGCGCCGCTGATCGCGACGAAATCCACCGCGCGCTCGCTGGCGCCCTGATCGACCCGCACCACCACCGCGTTGTTGATCGGATCGACGTACCAGCTCTGCACGCCGTCGAGCGGCTTGCTGATGCCCTTGACCCGCGCGTTCGACGCGGCATCGAGCAGGTTCATCGAGTTCTGCAACTGCTTGAGGCTATGGCGCACGGTGCGCAGTTCCACCCCGCCGATCGCGCTGGACTTGCGCGCGCCCGCGCTCGCCGCCACGACCTTGAACGTGCCGTCGGCGTTGCGCTCGATCCAGCTGCCGGCGAACTGGCTGCCCAGATCGCGTTCGATCGCCGCCGCCTGGGTGCGCGCGAGTTTTTCGGTCTGCAGGTACTGGGCGATCTGGCCCGGGAAAATGCCCAGATCGCGCTGCATCGCGAACTTCAACTCCGGGCTGACGTCATCGGCGGCGAACGCGGCGCCGGACGACAGCGTGGCGACCGCGGCCGCGACGCAGAAAACGGAAGCGCGCACGAAACGACGCGCATTGGACTTCGATACGGACATGCGAAGAACTCCTGAAGGAATCTGACATGGGATCGATGGAATGAAGCCGAGCGGCTTCTCGACGCCGCGGCATGGCGGCGGCCTCTCGTCGGCGAACCCGCGCGCAATCCGGATGCACACTGTGTTCGCGAGGCCGTTCCAGCTAAAAAGATGTGCGCGGCCTGCGCAAGGTCTTCGCCCCAGGCGCGATCACACGCAGAGTCCGAGCCACGTCACAAGACGAGGTATTGGCATAAGGACATGAACGAGAAAGGATG
It includes:
- a CDS encoding S1 family peptidase, with product MSVSKSNLRSRASLVAAVAALSAGSAMAADGLNPTLKFAMQRDLGLSSTQVAQMIQADRIATTQESTLRRTLGSGYAGSWVERNDDGSYRVVAATSGAHKNLAVAGVELRHVRHSLKQLNDSMAALDRDARRRVPGISKLRSGVQSWYVDPTTNSVVVSIAPGADEDAIDFVAVSGADIGSIRVEEAVGTPQTTATVQGGIEYRMPLSDGTGRVGLCSVGFPVTKGTIKGFATAGHCAKAGQSVQISGVNVGTFTASHFPNTDRAWVTIGASHTLVGSVSNYTGGSVAVKGSTEAAIGAAVCRSGRTTQYKCGTITAKNVTVNYGSLGSVSGLTRANNCTGRGDSGGSWITAAGQAQGLTSGGNLPAGQNDNCSVPSSQRQTYFERINPVLSQYGLALVTS
- a CDS encoding S1 family peptidase, coding for MSVSKSNARRFVRASVFCVAAAVATLSSGAAFAADDVSPELKFAMQRDLGIFPGQIAQYLQTEKLARTQAAAIERDLGSQFAGSWIERNADGTFKVVAASAGARKSSAIGGVELRTVRHSLKQLQNSMNLLDAASNARVKGISKPLDGVQSWYVDPINNAVVVRVDQGASERAVDFVAISGADAGAVRIEEVPGTLQTSVNILGGIEYSINNATLCSVGFSVTRGATKGFVTAGHCGAAGATVRVGGTQVGSFAARVFPGNDRAWVSVGSTHTLQGAVSNYSGGTIAIRGSAEAAVGAAVCRSGRTTGYRCGNITAKNVTANYAEGAVRGLTQGNACMGRGDSGGSWFTSAGQAQGVMSGGNVQSNGNNCGIPAAQRSSLFERVGPILSQYGLSLVTS